One segment of Pontibacter akesuensis DNA contains the following:
- a CDS encoding RNA polymerase sigma factor yields the protein MITGKKVQTEEEIIAGCKQGKAAAQEKLYTLYSRRMMAVCTRYTKSRFEAEDIFHEAFVKVFKHLDSYNGGSFEGWVRRIFVNTAINHWHQNRKYEFQTDYSTVEESTPAGDDIISSISGQELLLLINQLPEGYKVIFNLYVVEGYNHREISEMLGIAEGTSKSQLAKAKSHLKKTLQKHSISEKC from the coding sequence TTGATAACAGGTAAGAAGGTGCAAACTGAGGAAGAAATCATAGCAGGCTGCAAGCAGGGGAAAGCCGCTGCCCAGGAGAAGCTGTACACGCTTTACTCCCGGCGTATGATGGCAGTTTGCACCCGCTATACCAAGTCGAGGTTCGAGGCGGAGGATATTTTCCATGAGGCCTTCGTAAAGGTATTCAAGCACCTGGATAGCTACAACGGCGGCTCCTTTGAAGGCTGGGTGCGCCGGATATTCGTGAACACCGCCATCAACCATTGGCACCAGAACCGGAAGTACGAGTTCCAGACCGACTATAGCACCGTGGAGGAAAGCACGCCGGCAGGAGACGATATCATCAGCAGTATTTCGGGCCAGGAACTGCTACTGCTGATCAACCAACTACCCGAAGGCTACAAGGTTATCTTTAACCTGTACGTGGTGGAGGGCTATAACCACCGCGAAATATCCGAAATGCTGGGCATTGCGGAGGGCACCTCCAAGTCGCAACTGGCAAAGGCAAAAAGCCATCTGAAGAAGACGCTGCAAAAACATTCAATATCTGAGAAATGCTGA
- a CDS encoding Ig-like domain-containing protein → MKRSINTCTPLLLLLLGLFSWGCDTFEEDVIPVSFHEFKLFPDEVYMFKNNDTVRLMLLPLVNDSLKAAVSVTYGQPRHGQVAPGIYVGEEYETFYIPATDFWGTDSLTYTVCSDAICKTEKIVIHVEESIDFSTCVEALGADSLETTSNTPKEIKIFANDSFCNFLPFAPVTIQPQHGTLRFYDYPGSYKNPTFIYTPNRNFVGEDAFTYSVDFKSGMQQMQVKIKVKAQ, encoded by the coding sequence ATGAAAAGAAGTATAAATACCTGTACCCCGCTGCTGCTCCTACTGCTGGGGCTCTTTAGTTGGGGCTGCGATACGTTTGAAGAGGATGTGATTCCTGTTTCCTTCCATGAATTCAAACTGTTCCCCGACGAGGTGTACATGTTTAAAAACAACGACACCGTAAGGCTGATGCTCCTGCCGCTGGTGAATGACAGCCTCAAGGCAGCCGTGAGTGTAACGTACGGCCAGCCCCGGCACGGGCAGGTGGCGCCCGGCATTTACGTTGGCGAGGAATATGAGACGTTCTACATCCCGGCTACTGATTTCTGGGGAACAGACAGCCTGACGTATACCGTGTGCAGCGACGCGATCTGCAAAACAGAGAAAATAGTCATTCACGTAGAAGAGTCCATCGACTTCAGCACCTGCGTTGAGGCACTGGGAGCCGACTCGCTGGAAACAACCAGCAACACGCCCAAAGAAATTAAAATTTTCGCCAACGACTCTTTCTGCAATTTCCTTCCTTTTGCCCCCGTAACCATACAGCCACAACATGGCACCCTGCGGTTTTATGATTACCCGGGAAGCTACAAGAATCCTACATTTATCTACACGCCCAACCGAAACTTTGTGGGCGAGGACGCCTTCACGTACAGCGTCGATTTTAAGAGTGGCATGCAGCAAATGCAGGTTAAAATAAAGGTAAAAGCACAGTAA
- a CDS encoding Ppx/GppA phosphatase family protein produces MTNRLALIDMGTNTFHLLITEVDEQGQLHELYKTKVPVRLGQGGISNGAIAPEASERALRTLRDFRTTIDSYGAQTVRALATSMVRNASNGDSFVKDIFKQTDIRVEVIDGAREAEFIYYGVRAAGVLDENTALITDIGGGSIEFILCNQQEIFWKQSFELGAQRLMDKFFTQDPITAESIAAEKAYLEERLQPLTAAVAKYKPTILVGSSGTFDTLCDIDGLRKGDTSRTQTQPVASTLAVEDFYTVHQELLRKNHNERLAIPGMLEMRVDMIVLASIAVDFVLEKYKLQEIRVSAYALKEGVLHQMLAQR; encoded by the coding sequence ATGACCAACCGCCTCGCCCTCATTGACATGGGCACCAACACCTTTCACCTGCTGATAACGGAAGTAGACGAGCAGGGACAACTGCACGAGCTGTATAAAACGAAAGTGCCGGTGCGTTTGGGGCAGGGCGGCATCAGCAACGGGGCCATTGCGCCCGAGGCATCAGAGCGCGCGTTAAGAACCCTGCGAGACTTCCGTACCACAATAGACAGCTATGGCGCACAAACGGTGCGGGCCCTGGCGACAAGTATGGTGCGCAACGCCAGCAACGGTGACTCCTTTGTAAAGGACATCTTCAAGCAAACCGATATCCGGGTAGAGGTGATTGACGGTGCGCGCGAGGCAGAGTTTATCTACTACGGCGTGCGCGCTGCCGGGGTGCTCGACGAGAACACGGCCCTGATCACGGACATCGGCGGCGGCAGCATCGAGTTTATACTTTGCAACCAGCAGGAAATTTTCTGGAAGCAAAGCTTTGAGCTGGGAGCGCAGCGCCTGATGGATAAATTCTTCACCCAGGACCCGATCACAGCCGAAAGTATAGCCGCTGAAAAAGCGTACCTGGAGGAACGCCTGCAGCCGCTCACAGCGGCCGTAGCCAAGTATAAACCCACCATACTTGTCGGTTCCTCCGGCACCTTCGACACCCTCTGCGACATAGATGGTCTGCGCAAAGGCGATACTTCCCGCACCCAAACACAGCCTGTGGCTTCTACACTGGCGGTGGAGGATTTTTATACCGTACACCAGGAACTGCTCCGCAAGAACCACAACGAACGCCTGGCTATCCCCGGCATGCTGGAAATGCGCGTGGACATGATTGTGCTGGCAAGTATAGCCGTGGACTTTGTGCTGGAGAAGTATAAGCTGCAGGAAATCCGGGTGTCGGCGTACGCGCTGAAAGAAGGCGTGCTGCACCAGATGCTGGCGCAGCGCTAA
- a CDS encoding class I SAM-dependent methyltransferase, which produces MYSFLTTENWADYELVDSGNFEKLERFGDYYVARPEPQAIWDKHLPEQEWQRMANAVFTRDKGSQEKGQWKLKKGMPEQWFINYQYNDLKLRFRLGLSSFKHVGIFPEQDSNWKFIYDTTQKLKTPQPKVLNMFAYTGAATLAAKAAGADVTHLDSIKQVNFWARDNMEASNLDNVRWLVEDAMKYARREVKRGNTYNGIILDPPSYGRGPNGEKWQLEEELNEMIKLCREMLDGTDYFLLINLYSIGFSAMILDNLMRGTFGEQIQNEELGELYLHDSGNRRLPLGTFFRFSSARR; this is translated from the coding sequence ATGTATTCCTTTTTAACAACAGAAAACTGGGCTGACTACGAACTGGTGGATTCCGGAAATTTTGAGAAGTTAGAGCGTTTCGGAGACTATTACGTGGCGCGCCCTGAACCTCAGGCCATCTGGGACAAGCACTTGCCGGAGCAGGAGTGGCAGCGCATGGCCAACGCCGTGTTCACCCGCGACAAGGGCAGCCAGGAGAAAGGCCAGTGGAAACTGAAGAAAGGAATGCCGGAGCAGTGGTTCATCAACTACCAGTACAACGACCTGAAACTGCGTTTCCGACTTGGTCTGTCATCGTTTAAGCACGTAGGGATTTTTCCGGAGCAGGACAGCAACTGGAAGTTCATCTACGACACCACCCAAAAGCTGAAAACACCACAGCCGAAGGTGCTGAACATGTTTGCCTACACCGGCGCCGCCACCCTGGCCGCCAAAGCCGCTGGTGCCGACGTAACGCACCTCGACTCGATAAAGCAGGTTAACTTCTGGGCCCGCGACAACATGGAAGCCAGCAACCTGGACAACGTGCGCTGGCTCGTGGAAGACGCCATGAAGTATGCCCGCCGCGAAGTGAAGCGCGGCAACACCTACAACGGCATCATCCTGGACCCGCCAAGCTACGGCCGCGGCCCCAACGGCGAGAAATGGCAACTGGAAGAGGAACTGAACGAGATGATAAAGCTGTGCCGCGAAATGCTGGACGGCACCGACTATTTCCTGCTGATCAACCTCTACTCCATCGGCTTCTCGGCCATGATCCTGGACAACCTGATGCGCGGCACCTTCGGCGAGCAGATTCAGAACGAGGAACTGGGCGAGCTATACCTGCACGACAGTGGAAACAGGAGATTACCGTTGGGGACGTTCTTTCGGTTTAGCTCAGCGAGGAGGTAG
- the dapF gene encoding diaminopimelate epimerase: MAISFYKYQGTGNDFVMVDNRKHNFPADDEALVKSLCDRRTGVGADGLILLQNHPDYDFEMVYYNADGRVGSMCGNGARCTVRFARQLGVIEDVACFLAADGEHQASVERDLIQLKMHDVKEVEQIGEDFYLNTGSPHYVRFVEDVELLDVYEEGRAIRYNERFNEVGTNVNFVQRLSDNEIFVRTYERGVEDETLSCGTGVTAAALVAGMKGMQSPVKVKVLGGELQVAFEQHETGGFKHIYLMGPARQVFSGTVPLQQV, from the coding sequence ATGGCAATAAGCTTTTATAAGTACCAGGGCACGGGCAACGACTTCGTGATGGTCGATAACCGCAAACATAATTTTCCGGCTGATGATGAAGCGCTGGTAAAATCGCTCTGCGACCGCCGTACCGGTGTGGGCGCAGACGGCTTGATTTTGCTGCAGAACCACCCGGACTACGACTTCGAGATGGTGTACTACAACGCCGATGGCCGCGTGGGCTCTATGTGCGGCAACGGTGCCCGCTGCACGGTTCGCTTTGCCCGGCAGTTAGGTGTGATCGAGGATGTAGCCTGCTTCCTGGCCGCCGACGGTGAGCACCAGGCCAGCGTGGAGCGCGACCTCATCCAGCTAAAGATGCACGACGTGAAGGAGGTAGAGCAGATTGGGGAGGATTTCTACCTGAACACAGGCTCGCCGCACTATGTGCGTTTTGTGGAGGATGTGGAGCTGCTGGATGTCTATGAGGAGGGCCGCGCGATCCGCTACAACGAGCGCTTCAACGAAGTAGGCACCAACGTAAATTTCGTGCAGCGCCTGTCGGACAACGAAATTTTTGTGCGCACCTACGAGCGCGGCGTGGAAGATGAAACATTATCCTGCGGAACCGGCGTGACCGCCGCGGCCTTGGTAGCGGGCATGAAAGGCATGCAGAGCCCCGTAAAGGTAAAGGTGCTGGGAGGCGAGTTGCAGGTGGCCTTTGAGCAGCATGAAACGGGCGGCTTCAAGCATATTTATTTGATGGGACCGGCCAGGCAGGTGTTCAGTGGTACGGTGCCCTTGCAGCAAGTATAA
- a CDS encoding GNAT family N-acetyltransferase — protein sequence MFLKSDHTYLRALEPTDLEFLYALENDTTVWHVGNTLTPYAKFVLEAYLENATADIYTVKQLRLAICNSSHQPVGAIDLFDFDPLHARAGIGIVVTAEHRGNGHAKDALELLLGYCHKTLQLHQVYCSVTASNLASINLFAQAGFKQVGVRKEWLRTLEGWDDVVEMQCLMQQDQTQV from the coding sequence GTGTTCCTCAAGTCAGACCATACCTACCTGCGGGCCCTGGAGCCAACCGACCTGGAGTTCCTGTATGCCCTGGAAAATGATACCACCGTGTGGCATGTGGGCAACACCCTCACGCCCTATGCCAAATTTGTGCTGGAGGCTTACCTCGAAAACGCCACGGCCGATATCTATACTGTGAAGCAACTGCGCCTGGCCATCTGCAACAGCAGCCACCAGCCTGTGGGCGCCATCGACCTGTTCGACTTTGACCCGCTGCACGCCCGCGCAGGCATCGGCATTGTGGTAACCGCCGAGCACCGGGGCAACGGCCACGCCAAAGATGCCCTGGAGCTGCTGCTTGGCTACTGCCATAAAACGCTGCAACTGCACCAGGTGTACTGTTCCGTCACAGCAAGCAACCTGGCAAGTATAAACCTGTTTGCCCAGGCAGGCTTTAAGCAGGTGGGCGTGCGGAAAGAGTGGCTCCGAACATTAGAGGGTTGGGACGATGTAGTAGAGATGCAGTGCCTGATGCAGCAGGATCAAACCCAAGTATAG
- a CDS encoding GNAT family N-acetyltransferase: protein MEFRIATAADIPGMSRVRFAVQENQLSDPSLVTPENYREMIGEKGAGWVCAVAGEVVGFSIVDLTEANVWALFVDPTYAGRGIGRKLHDEMLAWSLAQGQQHLWLSTDSGTRAEAFYRKAGWQQTGTAPNGEVRFELSLPAWSSRFQAAE, encoded by the coding sequence ATGGAATTCAGAATAGCAACCGCAGCCGATATACCGGGCATGTCCCGGGTGCGTTTTGCCGTGCAGGAAAACCAGCTGTCAGACCCCTCGCTGGTGACGCCAGAGAACTATCGTGAGATGATCGGGGAGAAAGGCGCTGGTTGGGTGTGTGCAGTGGCGGGAGAGGTCGTGGGCTTCTCCATCGTGGACCTGACGGAGGCCAACGTGTGGGCACTGTTTGTGGACCCGACCTACGCAGGCAGGGGCATTGGCCGGAAGCTGCATGACGAAATGCTGGCCTGGAGCCTTGCCCAAGGGCAGCAGCACCTGTGGCTCTCCACAGACTCCGGTACCCGCGCCGAGGCATTCTACCGCAAAGCAGGGTGGCAGCAAACAGGCACAGCGCCAAACGGGGAAGTGCGGTTTGAGCTGTCGCTTCCGGCCTGGAGCAGCCGCTTCCAGGCTGCTGAGTAA
- the secA gene encoding preprotein translocase subunit SecA, which yields MFDFFGKTVAKIFGTKSDRDIKEVLPYVSKINEEYVKLSGLTDDELRGKTFEIKGIIDERLKPIDDKIAALHQRVIDEPELNIVQKENIFAEIDELEKDRNKELEVVLMEVLPTGFAVVKETARRWKENGQLVVTATDHDRMIAGRKINVQIEGDKATWANRWMAAGSEIVWDMLHYDVQLIGGTVLHQGKIAEMATGEGKTLVATLPAYLNALAKRGVHVVTVNDYLAKRDSEWMAPLFEFHGLTIDCIDRHQPNSEARRNAYKADITYGTNNEFGFDYLRDNMSREPQDLVQRKHHYAMVDEVDSVLIDDARTPLIISGPVPRGDEHEFYQLKPRIAMLVEAQRKVVSNFLIEAKRLIKEGNTQDGGLSLFRAYRGLPKSKPLIKFLSETGNRAIMQKTENFYLQDNSRQMPEADEPLYFTIDEKHNQIELTEKGVDLITGQGEDPNFYIMPDIGMEIAEIENNKALTHEEQLHAKEQLISDFQEKSKRIHTINQLLKAYTLFEKDTEYIVTPDHKVKIVDEQTGRVMEGRRYSDGLHQAIEAKENVKVEDATQTYATVTLQNYFRMYHKLSGMTGTAETEAGEFWDIYKLDVVVIPTNRPIQRKDEHDKVYKTVREKYNAVADEIVELTEKGRPVLVGTTSVEISELLSRMLKLRNIKHQVLNAKMHQKEAEIVSEAGKPGTVTIATNMAGRGTDIKLAPESKAAGGLAIVGTERHESRRVDRQLRGRAGRQGDPGSSQFFVSLEDNLMRLFGSDRIARLMDRMGLEEGEVIQHSMITNSIERAQKKVEENNFGQRKRLLEYDDVMNAQREVVYKRRRNALYGERLELDIWNMIYDISEDVIVSYKNINDYENFQLHVLRVFGIESAISEDEFKSTAANQLAERLYNEALNHYLERNRQTAAQAYPIISDIHLNRGPMIENVAVPFTDGKRQLAAVANLTKAYESKGQELLRSMEKIITLGTIDQAWTEHLRQMDDLKQSVQNAVYEQKDPLLIYKFESFELFKRMIGKVNEQTIQFLFHASIPVQAPQQVQEPIRPPMAPKPPVLKEQKQEVHSSLENQRGQTTTEAPEPERIMPAHSQKVAGRNDRVSVQYTDGRVLKDVKFKSVEDDLQHNRCVLIEE from the coding sequence ATGTTCGATTTTTTCGGGAAAACCGTTGCGAAAATATTCGGGACTAAATCCGACAGAGATATAAAAGAGGTACTGCCTTATGTATCTAAAATTAATGAGGAGTATGTTAAGCTTAGCGGTCTTACCGACGATGAGCTGCGTGGCAAGACCTTCGAGATAAAGGGCATCATTGATGAGCGCCTGAAGCCGATTGACGATAAAATTGCCGCCCTGCACCAGCGCGTGATCGATGAACCGGAGCTGAACATCGTGCAGAAGGAGAATATCTTCGCAGAGATTGATGAGCTGGAGAAGGACCGCAACAAGGAACTGGAAGTAGTGCTGATGGAAGTGCTGCCAACTGGTTTCGCCGTGGTGAAGGAAACCGCCCGTCGCTGGAAAGAGAACGGACAGCTGGTGGTAACCGCCACCGACCACGACCGCATGATTGCCGGCCGCAAAATAAACGTGCAGATTGAAGGTGATAAAGCTACCTGGGCCAACAGATGGATGGCCGCCGGTAGCGAGATTGTCTGGGACATGCTGCACTACGATGTGCAGCTGATTGGTGGCACCGTGCTGCACCAGGGCAAGATTGCCGAGATGGCCACAGGTGAAGGTAAAACACTGGTGGCGACACTGCCGGCTTACCTCAACGCCCTTGCCAAACGCGGGGTGCACGTGGTAACCGTAAACGACTACCTGGCCAAGCGTGACTCCGAGTGGATGGCGCCGTTATTTGAGTTCCATGGCCTGACCATCGACTGCATCGACAGACACCAGCCAAACTCTGAGGCCCGCCGCAACGCCTACAAAGCCGACATCACCTACGGCACCAACAACGAATTCGGTTTCGACTACCTGCGCGACAACATGAGCCGCGAGCCACAGGACCTGGTACAGCGCAAGCACCATTACGCCATGGTCGATGAGGTGGACTCCGTGTTGATTGACGATGCCCGTACGCCGCTGATCATTTCCGGCCCGGTGCCGCGCGGTGATGAGCATGAGTTCTACCAACTGAAGCCACGCATTGCGATGCTGGTAGAAGCGCAGCGCAAAGTTGTATCTAACTTCCTGATTGAGGCCAAGCGCCTGATCAAAGAGGGCAACACACAGGATGGTGGTTTATCATTGTTCAGAGCGTACCGTGGTTTGCCAAAGAGCAAGCCGCTGATCAAGTTCCTGAGTGAGACGGGTAACCGTGCCATCATGCAGAAGACAGAGAACTTCTACCTGCAGGATAACTCCCGCCAGATGCCGGAGGCTGATGAGCCGCTATACTTCACCATCGACGAAAAACACAACCAGATAGAGTTGACGGAGAAAGGCGTTGACCTGATCACAGGACAGGGCGAGGACCCGAACTTCTATATCATGCCGGACATCGGTATGGAGATCGCCGAGATTGAGAACAACAAAGCCCTGACGCACGAAGAGCAACTGCACGCCAAAGAGCAGCTGATCTCTGACTTCCAGGAGAAGTCGAAGCGTATCCACACCATCAACCAGTTGCTGAAGGCTTATACGTTGTTCGAAAAGGACACCGAGTATATCGTAACGCCGGACCACAAGGTGAAGATCGTGGATGAGCAGACGGGCCGTGTAATGGAAGGCCGTCGTTATTCGGATGGTTTGCACCAGGCTATTGAGGCGAAGGAGAACGTGAAGGTAGAAGATGCCACACAGACTTACGCCACGGTGACGCTGCAGAACTACTTCCGTATGTACCATAAGCTTTCGGGCATGACGGGTACGGCCGAAACAGAGGCAGGCGAGTTCTGGGATATCTACAAGCTGGATGTGGTGGTAATTCCAACCAACCGTCCGATCCAAAGAAAAGACGAACACGACAAAGTATACAAAACCGTTCGCGAGAAGTATAATGCCGTTGCCGACGAAATTGTGGAGCTGACAGAGAAAGGCCGTCCGGTGCTGGTAGGTACTACTTCGGTAGAGATATCAGAACTGCTGAGCCGCATGCTGAAGCTGCGCAACATCAAGCACCAGGTACTGAACGCGAAGATGCACCAGAAAGAGGCGGAGATCGTTTCTGAGGCGGGTAAGCCGGGAACGGTAACCATTGCCACCAACATGGCCGGTCGTGGTACCGACATTAAGCTGGCTCCAGAGTCGAAAGCTGCCGGTGGTCTGGCCATTGTGGGTACAGAGCGTCACGAATCACGCCGTGTCGACCGCCAGTTGCGTGGTCGTGCCGGCCGCCAGGGTGACCCGGGTTCTTCTCAGTTCTTTGTGAGTTTGGAGGATAACCTGATGCGCCTGTTCGGCTCTGACCGCATCGCCCGTCTGATGGACCGTATGGGTCTGGAGGAAGGCGAAGTGATTCAGCACTCGATGATCACCAACTCGATTGAGCGCGCTCAGAAGAAGGTGGAGGAAAACAACTTCGGACAGCGCAAGCGCCTGCTGGAGTATGACGACGTGATGAACGCACAGCGCGAGGTAGTGTACAAGCGCCGCCGCAATGCCCTGTACGGTGAGCGTCTGGAGCTGGATATCTGGAACATGATCTATGATATCAGCGAGGACGTAATCGTGAGCTACAAGAACATCAACGATTACGAGAACTTCCAGCTGCACGTACTGCGTGTGTTCGGTATTGAGTCTGCCATTTCAGAAGACGAGTTTAAGTCTACGGCGGCAAACCAGTTAGCCGAGCGCCTGTACAACGAGGCCCTGAACCATTACCTGGAGCGCAACAGGCAAACAGCCGCGCAGGCTTACCCGATCATCTCGGATATTCACCTGAACCGTGGACCGATGATCGAGAACGTGGCCGTGCCGTTTACCGATGGCAAACGCCAGCTGGCTGCCGTAGCCAACCTGACCAAGGCTTACGAGTCGAAAGGACAGGAGCTGCTGCGCTCGATGGAGAAGATTATCACGTTGGGTACGATCGACCAGGCCTGGACAGAGCACCTGCGCCAGATGGACGACCTGAAGCAAAGTGTGCAGAACGCTGTATACGAGCAGAAAGACCCGCTGTTGATCTACAAGTTTGAGTCGTTTGAGCTGTTTAAGCGCATGATCGGCAAAGTGAACGAGCAGACCATTCAGTTCCTGTTCCATGCCTCTATCCCGGTGCAGGCACCACAGCAGGTACAGGAACCAATAAGGCCGCCGATGGCGCCGAAGCCACCGGTACTGAAGGAGCAGAAGCAGGAGGTGCACTCTTCCCTGGAGAACCAGCGTGGCCAGACCACGACTGAGGCCCCGGAGCCGGAGCGCATCATGCCCGCGCACTCACAGAAAGTAGCCGGCCGCAACGACCGCGTGAGCGTGCAATACACCGATGGCCGCGTGCTGAAGGATGTGAAGTTTAAAAGCGTAGAAGACGATCTGCAGCACAACCGCTGTGTGCTGATCGAGGAATAA
- the deoC gene encoding deoxyribose-phosphate aldolase: MAGEELAAYIDHTILKPDATEAQVQQLCDEATKYGFAAVCVPPCYVQQSRERLGAGTQVNVATVVGFPLGYQHPKVKFLETHQAIADGANEIDVVINISALKSGKYAEVENELSDLAKFCHLKEAELKVIIETALLTEEEIVKACELCVSAGADYVKTSTGFASKGATVAHVELMRRVLPATTKIKAAGGIRTFEDAEALIKAGADRLGCSASIQIVTHEQNS; encoded by the coding sequence ATGGCAGGAGAAGAACTAGCAGCCTACATCGACCATACCATTCTGAAGCCTGATGCCACGGAGGCGCAGGTGCAGCAGCTCTGCGACGAGGCCACCAAGTATGGCTTTGCCGCTGTGTGCGTGCCACCGTGCTACGTGCAACAGTCGCGGGAGCGGCTGGGTGCAGGCACGCAGGTGAACGTGGCGACAGTGGTTGGTTTTCCGCTGGGCTACCAGCACCCAAAGGTGAAGTTCCTGGAAACGCACCAGGCCATTGCGGATGGCGCGAATGAGATCGACGTGGTCATCAACATATCAGCACTAAAGTCGGGCAAGTATGCGGAGGTGGAAAACGAACTCAGCGACCTGGCTAAGTTCTGCCACCTGAAGGAGGCGGAGCTGAAGGTGATCATCGAAACGGCCTTGCTGACGGAGGAGGAAATCGTAAAAGCCTGCGAACTTTGCGTGAGCGCCGGGGCCGATTATGTGAAAACCTCCACTGGCTTTGCCAGCAAAGGCGCCACCGTGGCGCATGTAGAGCTGATGCGCCGCGTGCTGCCCGCTACCACGAAAATAAAGGCTGCCGGAGGTATCCGAACATTCGAGGATGCCGAAGCGTTAATCAAAGCCGGTGCGGACAGGTTAGGCTGCTCGGCAAGTATACAGATCGTGACTCATGAACAGAATTCTTAA
- a CDS encoding sporulation protein, translating into MNRILNFFLALVLLAGTSCASSSASNKTGSEAKIGTGKARVSEDLSVYRPKYETPDAGTTAARVEPTNHDNAQVAALMDTVVNVNRNIKYAQGYRILAYNGSERQTVMNLRKSIISRVPEVKDYLTYNQPNFRLMIGDFFNRVEAQQVLNQLSDLLPNAQIVQDKINIPKSY; encoded by the coding sequence ATGAACAGAATTCTTAATTTTTTCCTGGCGCTGGTATTGCTGGCCGGTACCTCCTGCGCCTCTTCATCGGCCTCAAACAAAACAGGCAGCGAGGCGAAGATTGGCACGGGCAAAGCCAGGGTATCGGAAGACCTAAGCGTATACCGCCCCAAGTATGAGACGCCAGATGCCGGTACCACGGCTGCGCGCGTGGAGCCCACCAACCACGACAATGCGCAGGTAGCCGCCTTGATGGATACGGTGGTGAATGTGAACAGGAACATCAAGTATGCACAAGGCTACCGGATACTGGCCTATAACGGGTCAGAGCGGCAGACGGTGATGAACCTGCGCAAGTCCATCATTTCGCGGGTGCCTGAGGTAAAGGATTACCTGACGTACAACCAGCCGAACTTCCGGTTGATGATAGGCGACTTCTTTAATCGCGTGGAGGCGCAGCAGGTGCTCAACCAGCTGTCAGACCTGCTCCCAAATGCACAGATTGTGCAGGACAAGATCAACATCCCGAAAAGCTACTAA